Proteins encoded by one window of Musa acuminata AAA Group cultivar baxijiao chromosome BXJ2-9, Cavendish_Baxijiao_AAA, whole genome shotgun sequence:
- the LOC135622033 gene encoding WAT1-related protein At4g16620-like, producing the protein MEEFVIISGNLGVQIMFGVYTVLLNGVFAAGVNPLFLTILGNFVTGVILFPFAVVCDKATLCQALNLVGIKKASPDVASAMPNLTPGLIFIIAACLRFEKFVASCWYSRAKVMGTLVCLTGTMAMCFLQSPSESPSSTINLSAALAKPLTLDKAIYNDWIVGCLCLLAGAISQSCTTVLQAATTLEFPAPTSLVVITSLMGSLLTALLQFLTEGKINAGSSTLSIASIAGVASLSGVVAAVGITFQTWCIIKKGPVLVAIFSPIQTVTTVVLSAILLRQIITLGSLAGMVLMFAGLYIVLWAKKNEHCSLFDADGDENLPLLLS; encoded by the exons ATGGAGGAATTCGTCATCATCTCCGGTAACCTTGGAGTGCAAATCATGTTTGGCGTCTACACGGTGCTCTTGAACGGCGTCTTCGCCGCCGGCGTCAACCCGCTGTTCCTCACCATCTTGGGAAACTTCGTCACCGGTGTCATCCTCTTCCCCTTCGCCGTAGTTTGCGACAA GGCAACCTTATGTCAAGCTCTTAACTTGGTGGGCATCAAGAAAGCTTCTCCGGATGTTGCCTCTGCAATGCCTAACCTGACTCCTGGCCTCATCTTCATCATTGCAGCATGCCTCAG GTTTGAGAAGTTTGTTGCAAGTTGCTGGTACAGTAGAGCCAAGGTCATGGGAACCTTGGTGTGCTTGACTGGGACCATGGCAATGTGCTTCTTGCAGAGCCCATCTGAGTCACCAAGTTCAACCATTAATCTGTCAGCTGCCTTGGCCAAGCCCTTGACATTGGATAAAGCCATCTACAATGACTGGATAGTAGGCTGCTTGTGTCTTTTAGCAGGGGCTATCAGCCAGTCTTGCACCACTGTTTTGCAG GCTGCAACAACGCTTGAATTCCCAGCACCAACATCTTTGGTTGTGATAACTTCTTTGATGGGCTCCCTTCTCACTGCACTGCTGCAATTCCTGACTGAAGGAAAGATCAATGCTGGTTCTTCTACCCTAAGCATCGCAAGCATTGCTGGAGTTGCCAGTCTG AGTGGAGTAGTGGCGGCCGTAGGCATTACATTTCAGACATGGTGTATCATCAAGAAGGGTCCAGTTCTTGTTGCCATCTTCAGCCCCATCCAAACGGTCACCACTGTTGTTCTTTCAGCCATTCTCTTAAGACAGATCATTACCCTTGGAAG TCTAGCAGGAATGGTCCTCATGTTTGCAGGACTCTACATTGTCTTGTGGGCAAAGAAGAATGAACATTGTAGTCTGTTCGATGCCGATGGCGACGAAAACCTGCCGTTGCTGCTGTCTTAG